In Brachypodium distachyon strain Bd21 chromosome 2, Brachypodium_distachyon_v3.0, whole genome shotgun sequence, one genomic interval encodes:
- the LOC100828776 gene encoding uncharacterized protein LOC100828776 produces the protein MLGLGRACSLGHSCRRPTATPPSPRPHPRSSSKSGRAVLAETAPSAQAQIMEPAKREEPRAVALRAVEATPESFAPFGQVIAASPDGDHFGPHDAQLDLSRGIPRFYIMRLESRPLKFSNITHHASVTQCLGSIGGQDWYLGVAKPSIVDGAPGQSAGRDPVQSRAGHYYLPPDPAEVCVFRVSGPKFLKLHAGTWHAGPLFKADAVDFYNLELSNTNVVDHTTHNFAKQDGVTFVIED, from the exons atgctgggcctgggccgcgCGTGCAGCCTCGGCCattcctgccgccgccccacGGCCACTCCTCCTTCCCCTCGACCTCAtcctcgcagcagcagcaagagcgGCAGAGCCGTCCTCGCCGAGACCGCACCGTCCGCCCAGGCGCAGATCATGGAACCGGCCAAGCGGGAGGAGCCCAGGGCGGTGGCGCTGCGGGCGGTGGAGGCCACGCCCGAGTCCTTCGCGCCGTTCGGGCAGGTcatcgccgcctcccccgACGGCGACCACTTCGGGCCCCACGATGCCCAGCTCGACCTCAGCCGCGGGATCCCTAG GTTCTACATCATGAGGTTGGAGAGCAGGCCGCTGAAGTTCTCGAACATCACCCACCACGCCAGCGTGACTCAGTGCCTGGGCTCCATCGGCGGCCAAGACTGGTACCTCGGCGTGGCCAAGCCTTCGATTGTGGACGGGGCGCCCGGGCAGAGCGCTGGCAGGGATCCCGTGCAGTCCCGCGCTGGGCATTACTATCTGCCTCCCGATCCGGCCGAGGTCTGCGTCTTCAGGGTCTCTGGTCCGAAATTTCTCAAGCTGCACGCGGGGACCTGGCATGCTGGGCCGCTGTTCAAGGCCGACGCCGTGGATTTCTATAACCTGGAGCTGAGCAACACCAAT GTTGTCGATCACACGACACACAATTTCGCGAAACAAGACGGTGTGACCTTCGTGATCGAGGACTGA
- the LOC100829378 gene encoding uncharacterized protein At4g08330, chloroplastic: MPITRCWQLIKEKERQKRTARGGDRQGGSAGRRILRVRWLDDSTKQTTARLLKPSPTRSPPLSPRTPIAPESGSPRRRRRRARAFMVRSHHSHSSSIHDVTYSCGYCGYALNLCSSARNTAGIGSTKYGKQIKKGVVAFLAVDETRFTRADEVTCAPHFRSARSWGLFRRRSRLLCRKCGGRIGAVYEEEKEEDDSAVLSEYGGSDDDDLPTSSGSSGGASRRRNFVIRISALQPSSDDSAAVPFSL; the protein is encoded by the coding sequence ATGCCGATTACCCGCTGTTGGCAATTAATTAAGGAGAAAGAGAGGCAGAAGCGCACGGCACGAGGTGGCGACAGGCAAGGGGGGAGCGCCGGACGCCGAATCCTTCGTGTCCGTTGGCTGGACGACTCGACCAAACAAACAACCGCCCGCCTTTTAAAACCGTCCCCCACTCGATCGCCCCCACTCTCCCCCCGCACTCCGATCGCCCCAGAAAGTGGAAGCccacgacgacgaagacgaagagcTCGGGCGTTCATGGTGAGGTCTCACCACAGCCACTCCTCCAGCATCCATGATGTCACCTACAGCTGCGGGTACTGCGGCTACGCGCTGAACCTGTGCTCCTCGGCGCGGAACACGGCGGGCATCGGCTCCACCAAGTACGGCAAGCAGATCAAGAAGGGCGTCGTCGCCTTCCTGGCCGTCGACGAGACCCGCTTCACGCGGGCCGACGAGGTCACCTGCGCGCCCCACTTCCGCTCCGCCCGCTCCTGGGGACTCTTCAGGAGGAGGTCGCGCCTGCTCTGCCGCAAGTGCGGCGGCCGCATCGGCGCCGTCTAcgaagaggagaaggaggaggacgactcCGCTGTACTGTCTGAGTACGGCGGCTCGGATGATGATGACCTGCCCACGAGCTCAGGTAGCAGCGGAGGCGCGTCCAGGCGGAGGAACTTCGTGATCAGGATCAGCGCCCTGCAGCCCTCGTCCGATGATTCTGCTGCTGTTCCCTTCTCTCTATGA
- the LOC100827656 gene encoding probable serine/threonine-protein kinase yakA isoform X2: MAAPGLDEVMAFLTEHGFASTASALRDDVLDRSADGESDSTATLGPQLPPLRLPASASGGAGGGVALEAPASPGSSSNSASSSAFVSMSSSPSGLLNPYGVWSPPHSQSDGSSSEMEFGTARQYDTTDLFFQEGWLYDDHLFHSKPDDDGRDKEEDKFVHGGSGRTEMLVLNADDDRRHEHAGNNSCEGCAEVYTCSSPLCGCCGGELKNEEGLQVVSNSSSVVYGRYKVMDDQTEILDECGLDLFQLKQSVDSVLECDLPRDPGQGDEHLELNVVEKELQMLSSFDSYGDDDIVANPGFIPHVTDNIKLHDSTENNLESSSDKEYLKESYSLHPFPESGDPDDPYEFGDIGPLNTGVKSSTALIAEKEDMESNIDLALSNFQREYEVFELRIVHRKNRTGFEENKDFPIVLNSVIAGRYYVTEYLGSAAFSKVVQAHDLQTGIDVCLKIIKNDKDFFDQSLDEIKLLKFVNKYDPSDEHHVLRLYDYFYHQEHLFIVTELLRANLYEFQKYNQEFGGEVYFTLPRIQVIARQCLEALVYLHHLRIVHCDLKPENILIKSYRRCEIKVIDLGSSCFLTDNLCLYVQSRSYRAPEVILGLPYDQRIDIWSLGCILAELCTGEVLFPNEPLPMMLARMIGIIGPIDMEMLALGQEAHKYFTDDYDLFTKNEETDQLEYLIPEKSSLRRHLQCHDAEFVDFLSYLLQINPRKRPTASEALKHHWLSSEY; this comes from the exons ATGGCGGCGCCGGGCTTGGATGAGGTCATGGCGTTCCTCACCGAGCACGGTTTCGCGAGCACCGCATCCGCGCTCCGAGATGACGTGCTGGACCGCAGTGCCGACGGGGAATCCGATTCCACCGCCACATTAGGCCCCCAGCTCCCGCCTCTCCGGTTgccggcctccgcctccggcggcgccggcggcggcgtcgcgctGGAGGCGCCTGCAAGCCCTGGTTCCAGCTCCAactcggcgtcctcctccgccttcgTCAGCATGAGCTCCTCGCCCTCAG GGCTGCTGAATCCATATGGAGTGTGGTCGCCGCCGCACTCGCAGTCGGACGGGTCATCATCTGAGATGGAGTTCGGCACAGCGCGCCAGTACGACACCACCGACCTCTTCTTCCAAGAAGGTTGGCTCTACGATGACCATCTCTTCCATAGCAAACCGGACGATGACGGCAGAGATAAAGAGGAGGACAAGTTTGTTCATGGCGGTTCAGGACGGACAGAAATGTTAGTGCTTAACGCTGATGATGACCGCCGTCATGAACATGCTGGCAATAACAGCTGTGAGGGGTGCGCCGAAGTGTACACCTGCTCATCGCCGCTCTGCGGTTGCTGTGGTGGGGAGCTCAAGAATGAGGAGGGGCTCCAAGTGGTCAGTAATTCTAGCTCCGTTGTGTACGGGAGGTACAAGGTCATGGATGACCAGACTGAGATACTGGACGAGTGTGGCCTGGATCTGTTTCAGCTGAAGCAGAGTGTGGATTCGGTGCTCGAATGCGATTTGCCAAGAGATCCTGGGCAAGGAGATGAGCATCTGGAGCTGAATGTTGTGGAGAAGGAGCTTCAAATGCTCAGTTCATTTGATAGTTATGGCGATGATGATATTGTTGCAA ATCCAGGATTCATACCTCATGTCACAGACAATATAAAGTTGCATGATAGCACTGAAAACAATCTGGAAAGCAGCAGTGACAAAGAATATCTGAAAGAAAGTTATAGCTTACATCCTTTCCCGGAGAGTGGTGATCCAGATGATCCCTATGAGTTTGGAGATATTGGGCCACTGAATACTGGTGTAAAAAGTTCCACTGCTCTCATAGCTGAGAAAGAAGACATGGAGTCAAATATTGATCTCGCCCTCTCTAATTTCCAGCGTGAATACGAGGTATTTGAATTGAGAATTGTCCACCGCAAGAACAG GACTGGCtttgaagaaaacaaagattTCCCCATTGTCTTGAATTCAGTTATAGCAGGAAGATATTATGTCACTGAATATCTTGGCTCGGCTGCATTCAGCAAGGTTGTGCAAGCACACGATCTTCAGACGGGGATAGACGTTTGCCTTAAAATTATTAAAAATGATAAGGATTTCTTTGATCAGAGTTTGGATGAGATAAAGTTATTAAAGTTTGTGAACAAATATGATCCATCAGATGAGCATCATGTACTGCGCCTCTATGACTACTTCTATCATCAG GAACATCTTTTCATTGTCACTGAATTATTGCGAGCAAATCTGTATGAGTTTCAGAAATATAACCAGGAGTTTGGTGGTGAGGTGTACTTTACACTTCCTAGGATACAG GTAATTGCTCGGCAATGTTTAGAAGCTCTGGTATACTTGCATCATTTAAGGATCGTTCATTGTGATCTAAAGCCGGAGAATATCCTTATAAAGAGCTACCGCAGGTGTGAAATTAAGGTAATTGATCTTGGAAGTAGCTGCTTCTTGACAGACAACTTATGCCTGTATGTCCAATCACGATCTTATCGAGCTCCTGAGGTCATTCTGGGCCTGCCATATGATCAGAGGATTGACATTTGGTCTCTTGGTTGCATCCTTGCTGAACTATGCACTGGTGAA GTACTGTTTCCTAATGAACCATTGCCCATGATGCTTGCCCGAATGATTGGGATAATTGGTCCAATTGACATGGAAATGCTAGCATTGGGACAGGAGGCACATAAGTATTTCACTGACGATTACGACCTTTTCACCAAGAATGAG GAGACAGATCAATTAGAGTATTTGATCCCAGAGAAGTCCTCTTTACGGCGTCATTTGCAATGCCATGATGCGGAGTTTGTTGACTTCCTATCTTATTTGCTGCAAATAAACCCCAGGAAGAGACCAACAGCCAGTGAAGCATTAAAGCATCACTGGCTTTCATCCGAGTACTAA
- the LOC100828176 gene encoding pentatricopeptide repeat-containing protein At5g39980, chloroplastic, translating into MPPTAATLPPPTSHSRVPAAKSIWLNPNLPSSHPLHRHKSAELQRQQKQQQDHAPDIPALVEALSAARGAPDLASALSSHRPVSPRLLCTLLSRLPDPRRGVALLDLLGPDLPASALLVPYNLLLRAASRAGQLRLASGLLLEMRHRGVAADAFSYSTLLAALTRAGHLDHALTFLPLMEADAVSPDLVLFSNLIHLALRGGDAPRALALFSRLRAAGIRPDLKAYNAAIAAYCKSDLLRDAKRLLLHDIPADGVAPDAESYSPILAALARRGRHLAAVSLFSHMRAVARVKPDLSVFNIVLNAYGQLDLAREADRLFWSMRRTGVPPSVVTYNTMLRVYGDAGLFGEAVHLFGLMCSSASDGNGSSVKPNVVTYNTIISIHGKSLEDEKAGSLVRDMQANGIQPNAVTYSTILSIWVKAGKLDRAAKLFEKLLESGTEIDPVLYQTMVVAYERAGLVSQAKRLLRELKDPAEGIPTETAISILANAGRVEEAAWLFRRAVNTGEVRDPSVHRAMMDLFAKNRRHRSVVEVFDEMRKLGHLPDSETIATAMNAYGKLKEFDKAAMLYRASREEGCVFSDRVHFQMLSLLGAQKDFEALESLVSELSHDPSIDKRELYLVAAGVYERAYKFDEAAQIISQIRSSNDFQVQKFR; encoded by the coding sequence AtgccgccgaccgccgcgACTCTTCCTCCCCCCACCTCCCACAGCCGCGTCCCCGCCGCAAAGTCCATCTGGCTAAACCCCAATCTGCCCAGTTCCCACCCGCTCCACCGCCACAAATCCGCCGAGCTCCAGCgccagcagaagcagcagcaagacCACGCCCCCGACATCCCGGCCCTCGTAGAGGCGCTCTCCGCCGCGCGAGGCGCCCCCGACCTCGCCTCCGCGCTCTCCTCGCACCGCCCCGTctccccgcgcctcctctGCACGCTCCTCTCCCGCCTCCCCGACCCACGGCGCGGCGTCGCCCTGCTCGACCTCCTCGGGCCCGACCTCCCCgcctcggcgctcctcgtccCCTacaacctcctcctccgggcTGCCTCCCGCGCCGGGCAGCTCCGCCTCGCCTCGGGCCTCCTCCTAGAGATGCGGCACAGGGGCGTCGCCGCGGACGCCTTCTCCTACTCCAcgctcctcgccgcgctcACCCGCGCGGGCCACCTCGACCACGCGCTCACCTTCCTGCCCCTCATGGAGGCCGACGCCGTGTCCCCGGACCTCGTGCTCTTCTCCAACCTCATCCACCTCGccctccgcggcggcgacgcgcccAGGGCGCTCGCGCTCTTCTCCCGCCTCCGGGCCGCCGGGATAAGGCCCGACCTCAAGGCCTACaacgccgccatcgccgcctaCTGCAAGTCCGACCTGCTCCGCGACGCCAAGCGGCTGCTGCTCCACGACATCCCCGCCGACGGCGTCGCCCCCGACGCCGAGTCCTACTCCCCCATCCTCGCCGCGCTGGCGCGCCGGGGCCGGCACCTCGCGGCCGTCTCGCTCTTCTCGCACATGCGCGCCGTGGCGCGCGTCAAGCCAGACCTGTCCGTCTTCAACATCGTGCTCAACGCGTACGGTCAGCTCGACCTCGCCCGCGAGGCCGACCGCCTGTTCTGGTCCATGCGCCGTACCGGGGTGCCCCCGAGCGTGGTGACCTACAACACCATGCTCCGCGTGTACGGCGACGCCGGGCTGTTCGGGGAGGCGGTTCACCTGTTTGGACTCATGTGTAGTAGCGCTTCTGATGGCAATGGTAGCAGCGTCAAGCCGAACGTGGTGACCTACAACACCATTATTTCCATCCACGGCAAGTCGCTGGAGGACGAGAAGGCCGGGAGCTTGGTGCGGGACATGCAGGCCAATGGCATCCAGCCCAACGCCGTCACTTACTCCACCATCTTGTCCATATGGGTGAAGGCCGGGAAGCTCGACCGTGCCGCCAAGCTCTTCGAGAAGCTGCTGGAGTCTGGTACGGAGATCGACCCAGTGCTGTACCAGACGATGGTCGTCGCGTACGAGCGCGCGGGGCTCGTTTCGCAGGCCAAGCGCTTGCTGCGTGAGCTCAAAGACCCAGCAGAGGGCATTCCCACGGAGACGGCCATCAGCATCTTGGCCAACGCCGGCAGGGTGGAGGAGGCCGCTTGGCTGTTCCGTCGTGCGGTAAACACTGGCGAAGTGAGGGACCCATCGGTGCACCGAGCAATGATGGACTTGTTCGCCAAGAACAGGAGGCACCGGAGTGTGGTGgaggtgttcgacgaaatgagGAAGCTGGGGCATTTGCCGGACTCGGAGACGATTGCCACCGCGATGAACGCTTACGGCAAGTTGAAGGAGTTCGACAAGGCCGCGATGCTGTACCGGGCATCGAGGGAGGAAGGCTGTGTGTTCTCAGACAGGGTACACTTCCAGATGCTCAGCTTGCTCGGTGCTCAGAAGGACTTCGAGGCACTGGAGTCACTGGTTAGCGAGCTTAGCCATGACCCAAGCATCGACAAGAGGGAGCTTTATCTCGTGGCAGCTGGCGTCTATGAGAGGGCATACAAGTTTGATGAGGCGGCCCAGATAATCAGCCAGATACGAAGTTCCAACGATTTTCAGGTCCAGAAATTCAGATAA
- the LOC100829079 gene encoding serine carboxypeptidase-like 27, whose product MAREVAALLPLLLLVSVGMADQESDRIRELPGQPPNVGFSQYSGYVTVNPARGRALFYWLVEAAPAAGPIAPLVLWLNGGPGCSSVGYGASEEVGPFRIRPDGKTLYLNPNSWNKAANLLFLESPAGVGFSYSNTSSDLYTAGDAKTALDAYAFLVNWLERFPQYKYREFYIAGESYAGHYVPQLAKLIYEKSKGIQNPIMNLKGFVVGNAVTDDYNDYLGTFEYWWSHGLISDSTYRNLKATCIFDSSEHPSPECVKNLNLASSEEGNIDPYSLYTKPCNNSASLKLGLGGRYPWLSRAYDPCTERYANVYYNLPEVQMALHANTTGIQYPWKTCSDIVGSYWADSPKSMLPIYQELIAAGIRIWVFSGDTDAVVPVTATRYSIKALKLPTLMNWYPWYDHGKVGGWSQVYKGLTLVTVTGAGHEVPLHRPRQALILFRHFLKDTPMPTQ is encoded by the exons ATGGCTCGCGAGGTCGCGGCtttgctgccgctgctgctgctagtgtCAGTGGGGATGGCTGACCAGGAGAGCGACCGGATCCGGGAGCTCCCGGGGCAGCCGCCCAATGTGGGGTTCTCGCAGTACTCCGGCTACGTCACGGTCAACCCGGCGAGGGGCCGCGCGCTCTTCTACTGGCTCGtagaggcggcgccggcggcggggcccaTCGCGCCGCTCGTGCTGTGGCTGAACGGCGGGCCCGGGTGCTCGTCCGTCGGCTACGGCGCGTCGGAGGAGGTCGGCCCGTTCCGTATCAGGCCGGACGGCAAGACGCTCTACCTCAACCCCAATTCTTGGAACAAGG CGGCCAATTTGCTCTTCTTGGAGTCGCCGGCGGGCGTGGGGTTCTCGTACTCGAACACGTCGTCGGATCTGTACACCGCCGGAGATGCCAAGACAG CACTGGATGCCTACGCTTTTCTGGTCAATTGGTTGGAGAGATTCCCACAGTACAAGTACAGGGAGTTCTACATTGCAGGAGAGAGCTATGCAG GCCATTATGTACCCCAGCTAGCCAAGCTCATATATGAAAAGAGCAAGGGCATTCAGAATCCCATAATGAACCTCAAAGGATTCGTG GTGGGGAATGCGGTTACTGATGATTACAACGACTATCTTGGTACATTTGAGTACTGGTGGAGTCATGGTTTGATCTCTGATAGCACTTACCGCAACCTGAAGGCGACATGCATATTTGATTCCTCCGAGCACCCTTCTCCTGAATGTGTCAAGAACCTGAACCTGGCTAGTTCCGAAGAAGGCAATATTGATCCTTACAGTCTGTATACAAAGCCCTGCAACAACTCAGCCTCTCTCAAACTTGGCCTTGGAGGACGCTAT CCTTGGTTGTCCAGAGCTTATGATCCTTGCACCGAAAGATATGCAAATGTTTACTACAATCTGCCAGAAGTCCAGATGGCGTTACACGCTAACACCACTGGAATCCAATACCCTTGGAAAACTTGCAG CGATATTGTCGGATCATACTGGGCGGATTCACCAAAATCTATGCTTCCTATCTACCAAGAGTTAATTGCAGCTGGTATCAGGATATGGGTTTTCAG TGGGGATACAGATGCAGTAGTTCCTGTAACAGCAACAAGATACTCGATAAAAGCTCTCAAGCTACCAACGCTGATGAATTGGTATCCTTGGTATGACCATGGGAAG GTTGGAGGATGGAGTCAAGTTTACAAAGGACTAACTCTAGTCACGGTAACAGGTGCAGGGCATGAGGTACCCCTGCACCGGCCTCGACAAGCATTAATACTATTCAGACACTTCTTGAAGGACACACCAATGCCAACTCAATAG
- the LOC100827656 gene encoding probable serine/threonine-protein kinase yakA isoform X1: protein MAAPGLDEVMAFLTEHGFASTASALRDDVLDRSADGESDSTATLGPQLPPLRLPASASGGAGGGVALEAPASPGSSSNSASSSAFVSMSSSPSEFDGVGLLNPYGVWSPPHSQSDGSSSEMEFGTARQYDTTDLFFQEGWLYDDHLFHSKPDDDGRDKEEDKFVHGGSGRTEMLVLNADDDRRHEHAGNNSCEGCAEVYTCSSPLCGCCGGELKNEEGLQVVSNSSSVVYGRYKVMDDQTEILDECGLDLFQLKQSVDSVLECDLPRDPGQGDEHLELNVVEKELQMLSSFDSYGDDDIVANPGFIPHVTDNIKLHDSTENNLESSSDKEYLKESYSLHPFPESGDPDDPYEFGDIGPLNTGVKSSTALIAEKEDMESNIDLALSNFQREYEVFELRIVHRKNRTGFEENKDFPIVLNSVIAGRYYVTEYLGSAAFSKVVQAHDLQTGIDVCLKIIKNDKDFFDQSLDEIKLLKFVNKYDPSDEHHVLRLYDYFYHQEHLFIVTELLRANLYEFQKYNQEFGGEVYFTLPRIQVIARQCLEALVYLHHLRIVHCDLKPENILIKSYRRCEIKVIDLGSSCFLTDNLCLYVQSRSYRAPEVILGLPYDQRIDIWSLGCILAELCTGEVLFPNEPLPMMLARMIGIIGPIDMEMLALGQEAHKYFTDDYDLFTKNEETDQLEYLIPEKSSLRRHLQCHDAEFVDFLSYLLQINPRKRPTASEALKHHWLSSEY from the exons ATGGCGGCGCCGGGCTTGGATGAGGTCATGGCGTTCCTCACCGAGCACGGTTTCGCGAGCACCGCATCCGCGCTCCGAGATGACGTGCTGGACCGCAGTGCCGACGGGGAATCCGATTCCACCGCCACATTAGGCCCCCAGCTCCCGCCTCTCCGGTTgccggcctccgcctccggcggcgccggcggcggcgtcgcgctGGAGGCGCCTGCAAGCCCTGGTTCCAGCTCCAactcggcgtcctcctccgccttcgTCAGCATGAGCTCCTCGCCCTCAG AATTTGATGGCGTAGGGCTGCTGAATCCATATGGAGTGTGGTCGCCGCCGCACTCGCAGTCGGACGGGTCATCATCTGAGATGGAGTTCGGCACAGCGCGCCAGTACGACACCACCGACCTCTTCTTCCAAGAAGGTTGGCTCTACGATGACCATCTCTTCCATAGCAAACCGGACGATGACGGCAGAGATAAAGAGGAGGACAAGTTTGTTCATGGCGGTTCAGGACGGACAGAAATGTTAGTGCTTAACGCTGATGATGACCGCCGTCATGAACATGCTGGCAATAACAGCTGTGAGGGGTGCGCCGAAGTGTACACCTGCTCATCGCCGCTCTGCGGTTGCTGTGGTGGGGAGCTCAAGAATGAGGAGGGGCTCCAAGTGGTCAGTAATTCTAGCTCCGTTGTGTACGGGAGGTACAAGGTCATGGATGACCAGACTGAGATACTGGACGAGTGTGGCCTGGATCTGTTTCAGCTGAAGCAGAGTGTGGATTCGGTGCTCGAATGCGATTTGCCAAGAGATCCTGGGCAAGGAGATGAGCATCTGGAGCTGAATGTTGTGGAGAAGGAGCTTCAAATGCTCAGTTCATTTGATAGTTATGGCGATGATGATATTGTTGCAA ATCCAGGATTCATACCTCATGTCACAGACAATATAAAGTTGCATGATAGCACTGAAAACAATCTGGAAAGCAGCAGTGACAAAGAATATCTGAAAGAAAGTTATAGCTTACATCCTTTCCCGGAGAGTGGTGATCCAGATGATCCCTATGAGTTTGGAGATATTGGGCCACTGAATACTGGTGTAAAAAGTTCCACTGCTCTCATAGCTGAGAAAGAAGACATGGAGTCAAATATTGATCTCGCCCTCTCTAATTTCCAGCGTGAATACGAGGTATTTGAATTGAGAATTGTCCACCGCAAGAACAG GACTGGCtttgaagaaaacaaagattTCCCCATTGTCTTGAATTCAGTTATAGCAGGAAGATATTATGTCACTGAATATCTTGGCTCGGCTGCATTCAGCAAGGTTGTGCAAGCACACGATCTTCAGACGGGGATAGACGTTTGCCTTAAAATTATTAAAAATGATAAGGATTTCTTTGATCAGAGTTTGGATGAGATAAAGTTATTAAAGTTTGTGAACAAATATGATCCATCAGATGAGCATCATGTACTGCGCCTCTATGACTACTTCTATCATCAG GAACATCTTTTCATTGTCACTGAATTATTGCGAGCAAATCTGTATGAGTTTCAGAAATATAACCAGGAGTTTGGTGGTGAGGTGTACTTTACACTTCCTAGGATACAG GTAATTGCTCGGCAATGTTTAGAAGCTCTGGTATACTTGCATCATTTAAGGATCGTTCATTGTGATCTAAAGCCGGAGAATATCCTTATAAAGAGCTACCGCAGGTGTGAAATTAAGGTAATTGATCTTGGAAGTAGCTGCTTCTTGACAGACAACTTATGCCTGTATGTCCAATCACGATCTTATCGAGCTCCTGAGGTCATTCTGGGCCTGCCATATGATCAGAGGATTGACATTTGGTCTCTTGGTTGCATCCTTGCTGAACTATGCACTGGTGAA GTACTGTTTCCTAATGAACCATTGCCCATGATGCTTGCCCGAATGATTGGGATAATTGGTCCAATTGACATGGAAATGCTAGCATTGGGACAGGAGGCACATAAGTATTTCACTGACGATTACGACCTTTTCACCAAGAATGAG GAGACAGATCAATTAGAGTATTTGATCCCAGAGAAGTCCTCTTTACGGCGTCATTTGCAATGCCATGATGCGGAGTTTGTTGACTTCCTATCTTATTTGCTGCAAATAAACCCCAGGAAGAGACCAACAGCCAGTGAAGCATTAAAGCATCACTGGCTTTCATCCGAGTACTAA
- the LOC100828475 gene encoding CTD small phosphatase-like protein → MAAAEVYSPTAAAAAQQQQRGKAATQVWRTVVGWIGFLLQVLLQILRGTPSCAQLLSFVGFRYPLLSATAASDPSPEVAFMPLHSEIPADAAPVPAPPPAPLERLTVVLDLDETLVSAYESSGLPPIVRTQAVEAGLHCFDMECISTDKDVEGKQKVNHVTVFERPGLHEFLQKTSEFADLILFTAGLEGYARPLVDTIDAHNRFKLRLYRPSTVTTEYREHVKDLSCISKEFSRIVIVDNNPFSFILQPLNGIPCVPFSAGQHSDDQLMEVIFPLLKRLSLQRDVRPALYERFHMPEWFQKHGIPQTDQAV, encoded by the exons atggcagcggcggaggtgtACTCGccgaccgcggcggcggcggcgcagcagcaacagcgggGGAAGGCGGCGACCCAGGTATGGCGGACGGTGGTGGGTTGGAtcggcttcctcctccagGTCCTGCTCCAGATCCTCCGGGGCACGCCCTCCTGCGCCCAGCTCCTCTCCTTCGTCGGCTTCCGCTACCCCCTCCTCTCCGCGACGGCGGCCTCCGACCCGTCGCCGGAGGTGGCCTTCATGCCGCTCCACTCCGAGATCCCAGCCGACGCGGCTCCTGTCCCGgcgcctccgcccgcgccccTCGAGAGACTCACG GTAGTGCTTGACTTGGATGAGACATTAGTTTCTGCATACGAGTCATCTGGTCTTCCTCCTATTGTACGCACCCAAGCTGTTGAAGCAGGACTACATTGCTTTGACATGGAGTGCATATCCACTGATAAG GATGTtgaaggaaaacaaaaggtgAATCACGTTACTGTTTTTGAACGTCCTGGCCTGCATGAGTTCTTGCAGAAAACTAGTGAGTTTGCAGATCTTATTCTCTTTACAGCAGGGTTGGAAG GTTACGCAAGACCTTTAGTTGATACAATAGATGCCCACAATCGATTCAAACTCCGTCTCTATCGTCCATCAACTGTTACTAC GGAATATAGAGAGCATGTGAAAGATCTTTCTTGCATTTCAAAAGAATTCTCCAGAATCGTCATTGTCGACAACAATCCCTTCAGCTTCATACTACAACCTTTGAATGGAATACCCTGTGTTCCATTTTCAGCTGGACAACACTCTGATGATCAA CTCATGGAGGTTATATTTCCACTTCTGAAGCGCCTCTCTCTCCAGAGAGATGTGAGGCCAGCCTTGTACGAAAGGTTTCATATGCCTGAATGGTTCCAAAAGCATGGGATCCCACAAACTGACCAGGCAGTGTAA